A DNA window from Leptolyngbya sp. SIO1E4 contains the following coding sequences:
- a CDS encoding cyanobactin biosynthesis system PatB/AcyB/McaB family protein, producing MRLPKQSPPVKRPDLIQPHETVDVVHGSIEELVSIRIDLLHGANYNDPPAFQHRTYNQLKGSGWGSSAFAL from the coding sequence ATGAGGCTTCCCAAACAATCGCCGCCGGTCAAGCGTCCTGATCTGATCCAACCCCATGAAACCGTGGATGTCGTTCACGGTAGCATTGAAGAGCTGGTCTCCATCAGGATCGACTTGCTGCACGGGGCTAACTATAACGATCCGCCCGCTTTTCAACACCGCACCTACAACCAGCTCAAAGGTTCCGGTTGGGGGTCATCCGCTTTCGCTTTGTAA
- a CDS encoding microcyclamide/patellamide family RiPP produces the protein MDKKNLMPNQAHPISRITAGQLPPELAELAEETLCSHDKGDIVPSSGCLLCFAIGIGGFSGVATGGANRAAGFCAYSGDDVE, from the coding sequence ATGGATAAGAAAAATCTGATGCCTAACCAGGCCCATCCAATCAGCCGCATCACCGCAGGTCAACTGCCTCCCGAGTTGGCGGAATTGGCAGAAGAAACCTTGTGCAGCCATGACAAAGGAGATATTGTCCCGTCTAGCGGCTGTTTGCTCTGCTTTGCGATCGGGATTGGTGGTTTTAGTGGTGTTGCTACTGGTGGTGCAAATCGTGCTGCTGGCTTTTGTGCTTACAGCGGAGATGACGTCGAATAG
- a CDS encoding microcyclamide/patellamide family RiPP, with the protein MDKKNLMPNQSSPVSRMTAGQLPPELAELSEETLCGHDGGDIVPSSQCGAASCGACGFYCFGVGGGLVGVGVGGGNGAQCFCSYDGDDAD; encoded by the coding sequence ATGGACAAGAAAAACTTGATGCCTAACCAGTCCAGTCCAGTCAGCAGGATGACGGCAGGTCAACTGCCTCCAGAACTGGCAGAACTGTCGGAAGAAACCTTGTGCGGTCATGACGGAGGAGACATCGTACCGTCATCTCAATGTGGTGCTGCTAGCTGTGGTGCCTGTGGTTTCTATTGTTTTGGTGTCGGTGGTGGGCTTGTTGGTGTCGGTGTTGGTGGGGGTAATGGTGCTCAGTGTTTTTGCTCTTATGACGGAGATGATGCCGACTAA
- a CDS encoding microcyclamide/patellamide family RiPP, which translates to MEKKNLMPNQSSPVSRMTAGQLPPELAELSEETLCGHDGGGVVPASNACGACGFYCFGVGGGLIGVGVGGGNDAQCFCSYDGDDAE; encoded by the coding sequence ATGGAAAAGAAAAACTTGATGCCTAACCAGTCCAGTCCAGTCAGCCGGATGACAGCGGGGCAACTACCTCCAGAACTGGCAGAACTGTCGGAAGAAACCTTATGTGGTCATGACGGAGGCGGCGTCGTGCCAGCTTCTAATGCTTGTGGTGCCTGTGGTTTCTATTGTTTTGGTGTCGGTGGAGGGCTTATTGGTGTCGGTGTTGGTGGGGGTAATGATGCTCAGTGTTTTTGCTCTTATGACGGAGATGATGCCGAATAG